ACCGCGGTGCGGATCAACGTTTGTGCTGCTTCGAGGCTGGTTTCCATCCCGTCATGGAACGGTGGGTTGGAGATGATCATATCGAAACGGCCGGTCACGTCGGAGAGCACGTTAGAGGCGAACACCTCGCCCTCAATACCGTTAGCGGCAAGGGTCGCGCGGCTGGCTTCAATGGCAGAAGCGCCAACGTCGGTCAGGGTTAAACGCACTTTCGGCGAGTGGCTGGCCAGTACGGCGGAGAGCACGCCCGCGCCACAGCCGACATCCAGCACTTTGCCTTTAGTGTGCGGCGTGAAGGTGGAGAGCAGCAACTGGCTGCCGACGTCCAGTCCGTCACGGCTGAAGACGCCCGGCAGCGTTTTGATGGTCAGGCCATCCAGCTGGTATTCGCCCCAGTATTTTTCCGCGTCGAAGGTCGGTTTTTTGTCCAGACGGCCATGGTACAGGCCACAGCGACGGGCGCTGTCGACTTTGTTCAGCGTGACGTAATCCGCCAGCATCTGCTCGGCGCTGCGCACGCCGCTGCGGTTCTCGCCGATCACGAAAATATCGCAACCCACCGGCAGCAGGGAGAGCAGGTTCATCAGCTGGAACTGGGCTTCAGGTTTGTTCTTCGGCCAGTAGTAGATCAGCGTATCGCAGTCCGCCACGTCGCTCTGTTCAGCCACCAGGCTGTAACGGGCGCGCTCGCCCATCTGGCGGCTCAGCACCTGCCAGTGGTGATACTGCTGGGTGTGCGCGCGGCTGTCGGCGCACTCGAAACGGGCAGGCAGGTCATCCTGCATATCTCCGGCAAACAGAATACGGCTTTGTTCGAAATCATCACTGTGGCGCAGCAAGACTTCACTTGCCGGGGTAAATGCAGACATGAATTGTTCCTCAATAAACTCAGGCGGGGATTATAGTAGGTAGATGGCGCAGATTCGACACATTTGCTATATTTGCGCGCCTGACAGACAGGAGTTTTCGCAATGGCATCCCGACGAGACAGGCAATTACAGCAACTGGGCATTACCCAGTGGGCGTTGCGCCGCCCGGCGGCCTTGCAGGGCGAAATCGCCATCTCGCTTCCGGCGCACGTTCGTCTGGTGATGGTGGCGCAGAGCCTGCCCGCGCTGAGCGAGCCGCTGATTGCCGATGTGCTGCGCGCACTTAAGCTGAGTGCCGATCAGGTGCTGCAGCTGACGCCCGAACGCGTGGCGATGCTGCCCCCGGAGGGCCGCTGTAACAGCTGGCAGCTTGGCGTGACGGAAGAGATGACGCTGGAGGGCGGCAATCTGGCCACTCCGGTACTGGACGAACTTAAAGCGAACCCGGCGGCACGTCGCGCGCTGTGGCAACAAATCTGCGAACATGAACACAATTTCTTCCCTCACGACGACTGATTTAGCGCAGGCTTTTGATATCGAAAAACGCGCCCACGCCTTTCCGTGGAGTGAAAAAACCTTTGCCAGCAACCAGGGCGAGCGTTACCTCAACTATCGGCTGGATGTCGATAATACCCTGGCGGCTTTCGCCATTACGCAGGTCGTTCTGGATGAGGCGACGCTGTTTAACATCGCCGTAGATCCTGCCTTTCAGCGCCGTGGGCTGGGCAGAGAACTGCTGGAACATTTAATTCGCGAGCTGGAAGCACGAGACGTTTTCACGCTGTGGCTGGAAGTACGGGCCTCGAACGCCGCCGCCATCGCACTCTATGAAAGCCTGGGCTTCAACGAGGCGACGATCCGCCGTAACTACTACCCCACCGCAGAAGGACGTGAAGACGCCATTATCATGGCTCTGCCGCTTGGATAACTAAAAAAGGTTGTAACGATGAACTGGGACTGGATTTTCTTTGATGCTGACGAAACGCTGTTTACGTTTGATTCGTTCGGCGGCTTACAGCGGATGTTTCTCGACTACAGCGTGACCTTCACCGCTGAAGACTTCCAGGATTACCAGACGGTGAACAAACCGTTGTGGGTGGATTACCAGAACGGGGCGATCACCGCGTTACAGCTGCAGCATCAGCGTTTTCAGGGCTGGTCCGAGCGCCTCAAGGTTCCGCCTGGCGATCTGAACCACGCGTTTCTTAACGCGATGGCAGAAATCTGCGCCCCGCTGCCGGGCGCCGCGTCGCTGCTCGCCTCCCTGAAAGGCAAGGCGAAGCTTGGGATCATTACCAACGGCTTTACCGCGCTGCAGCAGATCCGCCTGGAGCGCACCGGTTTTCGTGACTACTTTGATCTCTTAGTGATCTCCGAACAGGTTGGCGTGGCCAAACCGGCAGGGAAAATCTTTGATTATGCGCTGGACCAGGCCGGCAACCCTGACCGGGCAAAAGTGCTGATGGTGGGGGATACGGCAGAGTCCGATATCCTCGGCGGCATGAATGCCGGGCTGTCCACCTGCTGGCTGAATGCGCACAACCGCCCCCTGCCGGAGGGAATCAAACCGACCTGGACCGTAGCCTCCCTGAGCGAACTGGAGCAACTCCTGTGTAAACATTGATTGCCTGCCCCCCCATTGATGGGTAAAATAGCCGCAAATTCGTATTCCAGATGCGTGGCGTGCTGCCGCGCTTATTAAAGAAGATTTTACTATGACGTTGTCTCCTTATCTGCAAGAGGTGGCCAAGCGCCGTACTTTTGCCATTATCTCTCACCCGGATGCCGGTAAAACCACCATCACCGAAAAGGTGCTGCTGTTCGGACAGGCGATCCAGACCGCCGGTACGGTAAAAGGCCGTGGCTCCAGCCAGCATGCAAAATCTGACTGGATGGAGATGGAAAAGCAGCGTGGTATCTCGATCACCACCTCCGTGATGCAGTTCCCGTATCACGACTGCCTGGTGAACCTGCTCGATACCCCGGGGCACGAAGACTTCTCCGAAGATACCTACCGTACCCTGACGGCGGTGGACTGCTGTCTGATGGTGATCGATGCCGCGAAAGGCGTTGAAGATCGTACCCGCAAGCTGATGGAAGTAACCCGTCTGCGCGACACGCCGATCCTCACCTTTATGAACAAACTCGACCGTGACATCCGCGATCCGATGGAAGTGATGGACGAAGTGGAGCGCGAGCTGAAGATCGCCTGTGCGCCAATCACCTGGCCAATCGGCTGCGGCAAGCTGTTCAAAGGTGTCTACCATCTCTATAAAGACGAAACCTACCTGTATCAGACCGGTAAAGGTCACACCATCCAGGAAGTACGCGTCGTTAAAGGGCTGGATAACCCGGAGCTGAACGCGGCGGTCGGCGATGAGCTGGCAGAGCAGCTGCGTGACGAGCTGGAGCTGGTGAAAGGCGCGTCCCACGAGTTCGACCAGGATCTGTTCCTTGCGGGTGAAATCACCCCGGTCTTCTTTGGTACCGCGCTGGGCAACTTCGGCGTAGACCATATGCTGGATGGCCTGGTGGAGTGGGCGCCGCAGCCGATGCCGCGTAACACCGACACCCGTGAAGTGGTCGCCAGCGAAGAGAAGTTCACCGGCTTCGTATTTAAGATCCAGGCCAACATGGACCCCAAACACCGTGACCGCGTGGCCTTTATGCGCGTGGTGTCCGGCAAATATGAAAAGGGCATGAAGCTGCGCCAGGTGCGTACCGGCAAAGACGTGGTGATCTCCGATGCGCTGACCTTTATGGCCGGCGACCGTTCCCACGTGGAAGAGGCCTACCCGGGTGACATCATTGGTCTGCATAACCACGGCACCATTCAGATTGGTGATACCTTCACCCAGGGTGAGATGATGAAGTTCACCGGTATTCCGAACTTCGCGCCGGAACTGTTCCGTCGTATCCGCCTGCGGGATCCGCTGAAGCAGAAACAGCTGCTGAAAGGGCTGGTTCAGCTGTCGGAAGAGGGTGCGGTGCAGGTGTTCCGCCCAATTTCCAATAACGATCTGATTGTTGGTGCCGTCGGTGTGCTGCAGTTTGACGTGGTGGTTGCCCGTCTGAAGAGCGAATACAACGTTGAAGCGATTTACGAATCGGTCAACGTGGCGACGGCGCGCTGGGTTGAGTGTTCTGACGTGAAGAAATTCGAAGAATTTAAGCGTAAGAACGAGATCCAGCTGGCGCTGGACGGCGGCGATAACCTCACCTATATCGCCCCAACCATGGTTAACCTGAACCTGGCGCACGATCGTTACCCGGACGTTCAGTTCCGTAAAACCCGCGAGCACTAATCCCTTCTCAGAGCACGGCAGCCGCCGTGCTCTGCTTAAATCCCTGCCTTATTAAACCCTTACGGAATGTTCTTAATTCATCATCTTTTGTTACTTGTTGCTCGTTTTTTAGCCAATTCTGAAAGCAGCGCCGCGAGAGTGATCTATATTTAACTCAGTGTTTAACACCGGGCGCAGATGAAAGCTCCACTCAATGCGTGTTGATAAGGTTCTCATCTCGCCCGAGTGTTGATTGGTAGTATGAAAGACTACTTAGGCATGATGATTTACGCTCGAATTCGGAGCAAACCACAGGAATACATCGATGAATACTAAAAAACTGAAGATTTCGAAAACTCTGCTGGCGGTAATGATGGGTAGTGCTCTGGTGTGCGGTTCTGCAATGGCAGAAACCACGACCACGGAAAAAGCGCACTCCACAGCGAACACCGCAGGGGAAAAAATCGATAACTCTATGAATAAAGTCGGTAACTTCATGGATGACAGCTCTATCACAGCTAAAGTAAAAGCTGCACTGGTAGACGCTGATGATATCAAGAGCACCGATATTTCCGTAGAAACTGAGAAAAACGTCGTCACCCTGAGTGGCTTTGTCGAAAGCCAGGAGCAGGCTGAAAAAGCCGTCGCCGTGGCGAAAAAGGTAGAGGGTGTGACCTCTGTCAGCGACAAACTGCACGTGCGTGACGGTAAAGAGCAGTCTGCCAAAGGCTATGCCGGCGATACTGCAACTACCAGCGAAATCAAAGCTAAACTGTTAGCTGATGACATCGTGCCATCACGTAAAGTGAAAGTTGAAACCACCGACGGTGTGGTTCAGCTGAGCGGTACGGTGGATTCTAAGGCACAAAGCGACCGTGCTGAGAGCATCGCAAAAGCCATTGATGGCGTGAAAAGCGTTAAAAACGATCTGAAAGTTAAATAAAACACCACAATCGCCCTTCTGGCTGAGGCCAGAAGGCGAGATAAGAATTAAACCTTAGTATCGCCGTGAGCAACCTGAGCGCTCACCATGCGGTCGACATTAACTATGGTAAGGAGAGTCTTATGTTTCGTTGGGGCATCATTTTTCTGGTTATCGCGTTAATTGCCGCCGCTCTGGGTTTTGGTGGTCTGGCAGGTACAGCGGCGGGCGCGGCGAAAATTGTCTTCGTCGTCGGTATTATCCTGTTCCTGGTTAGCCTGTTCACCGGACGCCGTCGTCCATAGCTCAGGTTATGGGTACGTTGATGAAAAAGGCTCATGCATAGCATGAGCCTTTTTTTATGCCTGACGTTTACCCGCATCCGATTTGAGTAAAACACCCTGTCTACGCTACTGTGTAGTAACAGAACAAATAAAAAAACAGGAAAGCAGAGGTGGGGCAGCGAATTCCGGTAACGCTCGGCAACATTGCGCCGCTGGCGCTGAAACCTTTTCGACCAGGCCAGATAGCCCTGGTGTGTGAGGGCGGCGGACAGCGAGGGATCTTCACGGCCGGCGTGCTGGACGAATTTATGCGCGCGCAGTTTAATCCGTTCGATCTCTATTTCGGCACCTCCGCCGGCGCGCAAAATCTCTCGGCCTACGTCTGCAATCAGCCGGGTTACGCCCGCAAAGTGATCATGCGTTACACCACCTCCCGCGACTTCTTCGATCCGCTGCGCTTTGTGCGCGGCGGTAATCTTATCGATCTCGACTGGCTGCTGGACGCCACCGCCAGCAAAATGCCGCTGGCAATGGATAACGCCTCCCGCCTGTTCGATACCGGTAAAACCTTCTGGATGTGCGCCTGTCGCGGCGACGACTACTCGGCCAGCTATTTCTCCCCGCAAAAAGAGAACTGGCTGGATATCCTGCGCGCCACCAGCGCGATCCCCGGCTTCTACCGCACCGGTGCGGCGCTGGACGGCATCGCCTATCTCGACGGCGGGGTCAGCGACGCGATCCCGGTGCAGGAGGCGGCCCGACGCGGGGCTCAGACCATCGTGGTGATCCGCACCGTACCCTCGCAGATGTACTATACGCCGCAGTGGTTTAAGCGGATGGAGCGCTGGCTGGGCGACAGCAGCCTGCAGCCGATGCTGAACCTGGTTTCACATCATGAGGCCAGCTACCACAGCATCCAGCGCTTTATCGAGAAGCCGCCGGGCAAACTGCGGATCTTTGAAATCTATCCCCCACGTCCGCTCAACAGCATGGCGCTGGGCAGCCGCGTGCCCGCCCTGCGGGACGACTACAAAACCGGGCGCCTGTGCGGGCGCTATTTCCTGGCGACGGTGGGCAAGCTGCTGGCCGAGCGTCCGCCGCTGCGCCGCCATCAGCAGCTCATCACTCCCGCGCCGCTGGTGGTTCCCCCCGGCAAGCGTGGCCAACGACGCGATCACCACGCCGCTGGTGATGGCCCCTGAGGCCAATGACACCCTGTTTGATAACGAGGATCTGGCGTGACTTACCGCTTTATCGATACCCATTGTCACTTTGATTTCCCGCCTTTCACTGACGATGAACCCGCCAGCATCCAGCGCGCTGCCGATGCCGGGGTAATGGGGATTGTGGTGCCGGCCATTGATGTGGCGAGCATCGACCGGGTTCTGCGTCTCGGGGCGCGCTATCCGACGCTCTATATGGCGCTGGGCCTGCACCCGATTGTGATCGAATCCCATCAGGATGCGCACCTTGACCAGCTGGAAGCGGCGCTGGCCGCACGGCCGGAGAGGCTGGTGGCGGTGGGGGAGATCGGCCTCGATCTCTATCGGGAGGATCCTCACTTCGATCGTCAGGAGGCGATCCTCGACGCACAGCTGAAGCTGGCGAAACGCTACGATCTGCCGGTGATCCTCCATTCCCGGCGCACCCACGACAAACTGGCGATGCACCTTAGGCGCCAGGATCTGCCGCGGACCGGCGTGGTACATGGCTTTGCCGGCAGCCTGCAGCAGGCGCAGCGCTTTGTGGAGATGGGGTATAAAATCGGCGTCGGTGGCACCATCACCTATCCCCGGGCCAGTAAAACCCGCGACGTGATGGCGCAGTTACCGCTATCCGCTTTGCTACTTGAAACGGACGCGCCCGACATGCCGCTCAATGGTTTTCAGGGCCAGCCGAACCGTCCGGAACAGGCGGCGCGGGTATTTGCTACGTTGTGTGAACTGCGTGATGAGCCCGCGGATGAGATCGCCGATGCGCTGCTGCACAACACCCGCACGCTGTTCGATCTGCCGCTATAGGTAGAGCGACGGGCGGATCACCCTGATCCGCTCCCGCTCCAGCACCTCTGCCAGCGGTTCGACATCCTCCGCCGTGGCGCTCCGCCAGTGCCGGGCTTCACCGTAGACGCCGTGCGCGTGAAAGGCGTTGATCCTGACAGGCACATCCCCTAACCGACGAATAAACGCGATCAGCTCCCGACGGTGCGTCAGGTAATCACAGCGATCCGGGATCACCAGCAGACGCAGCTCGCTCAGCCGGTTGTGGGCGGCCAGCCAGCGGATGCTGTGCTTGATGACGGTGTTGTCGCGTCCGGTCAGGTAGCGGTGGTGTTCGTTGTCCCAGGCCTTGAGATCCAGCATCGCGCCGTCAAACAGCGGGAGCAGTTTTTGCCAGCCGGTTTCGCTTAACAGACCGTTGCTGTCCACCAGACAGGACAAATGCTGCAGCTGCGGATCGGCTTTCAGAGCCGAAAACAGCGCCACCAGAAACGGCAGCTGGGTGGTGGCTTCCCCGCCGCTGACGGTGATGCCGGAGATAAAGGGCGACACCTTGCGGACCTCGGCCACGACCTCCTCTACGCTTAAACGCAGCGCCATCGGCGTCGCCTGCTGCGGGCATATCTGCAGGCAGGTGTCGCACTGCTGGCAATGGGCGTCATCCCACCAGACCCGTCCGGCCTGAATGTTCAGCGCCTCGTGCGGGCAGTGCGGCACGCAGGCCGCACAGTCGTTGCACCGGCCTATCGTCCACGGGTTGTGGCAGGTTTTGCAGCGCAGGTTACAGCCCTGCAGAAACAGGGCCAGGCGACTGCCGGGCCCGTCGACGCAGGAGAAGGGGATAACCTTACTGACTAAAGCGCATCTGTTGTTCATGGCTTATCACGCGCGGCTGGCGCTCCAGGATGCGGGTGTTGCGGGCGGCCTCTTCACCCAGCCAGGTGGTATTGGTGCGTGAACCTTCGGCGCGGTATTTCTCCAGATCGGAGAGTCGCACCATATAGCCGGTGACACGAACCAGATCGTTACCCGAGATATTGGCGCTGAACTCGCGCATCCCGGCGCGGAAGGCGCCCAGGCAGAGTTCCACTACCGCCTGCGGATTGCGCTTGATGGTTTCGTCCAGGGTCAGGATGTCGCTGATCCCGGCGTGATAGTGCCGGTGGTGCGGTG
This Leclercia sp. S52 DNA region includes the following protein-coding sequences:
- a CDS encoding YjjW family glycine radical enzyme activase, translated to MNNRCALVSKVIPFSCVDGPGSRLALFLQGCNLRCKTCHNPWTIGRCNDCAACVPHCPHEALNIQAGRVWWDDAHCQQCDTCLQICPQQATPMALRLSVEEVVAEVRKVSPFISGITVSGGEATTQLPFLVALFSALKADPQLQHLSCLVDSNGLLSETGWQKLLPLFDGAMLDLKAWDNEHHRYLTGRDNTVIKHSIRWLAAHNRLSELRLLVIPDRCDYLTHRRELIAFIRRLGDVPVRINAFHAHGVYGEARHWRSATAEDVEPLAEVLERERIRVIRPSLYL
- the rsmC gene encoding 16S rRNA (guanine(1207)-N(2))-methyltransferase RsmC, whose amino-acid sequence is MSAFTPASEVLLRHSDDFEQSRILFAGDMQDDLPARFECADSRAHTQQYHHWQVLSRQMGERARYSLVAEQSDVADCDTLIYYWPKNKPEAQFQLMNLLSLLPVGCDIFVIGENRSGVRSAEQMLADYVTLNKVDSARRCGLYHGRLDKKPTFDAEKYWGEYQLDGLTIKTLPGVFSRDGLDVGSQLLLSTFTPHTKGKVLDVGCGAGVLSAVLASHSPKVRLTLTDVGASAIEASRATLAANGIEGEVFASNVLSDVTGRFDMIISNPPFHDGMETSLEAAQTLIRTAVRHLNSGGELRIVANAFLPYPKVLDEVFGFHEVLAQTGRFKIYRAIMTRQAKK
- the rimI gene encoding ribosomal protein S18-alanine N-acetyltransferase, which gives rise to MNTISSLTTTDLAQAFDIEKRAHAFPWSEKTFASNQGERYLNYRLDVDNTLAAFAITQVVLDEATLFNIAVDPAFQRRGLGRELLEHLIRELEARDVFTLWLEVRASNAAAIALYESLGFNEATIRRNYYPTAEGREDAIIMALPLG
- a CDS encoding DNA polymerase III subunit psi, whose translation is MASRRDRQLQQLGITQWALRRPAALQGEIAISLPAHVRLVMVAQSLPALSEPLIADVLRALKLSADQVLQLTPERVAMLPPEGRCNSWQLGVTEEMTLEGGNLATPVLDELKANPAARRALWQQICEHEHNFFPHDD
- the prfC gene encoding peptide chain release factor 3; this translates as MTLSPYLQEVAKRRTFAIISHPDAGKTTITEKVLLFGQAIQTAGTVKGRGSSQHAKSDWMEMEKQRGISITTSVMQFPYHDCLVNLLDTPGHEDFSEDTYRTLTAVDCCLMVIDAAKGVEDRTRKLMEVTRLRDTPILTFMNKLDRDIRDPMEVMDEVERELKIACAPITWPIGCGKLFKGVYHLYKDETYLYQTGKGHTIQEVRVVKGLDNPELNAAVGDELAEQLRDELELVKGASHEFDQDLFLAGEITPVFFGTALGNFGVDHMLDGLVEWAPQPMPRNTDTREVVASEEKFTGFVFKIQANMDPKHRDRVAFMRVVSGKYEKGMKLRQVRTGKDVVISDALTFMAGDRSHVEEAYPGDIIGLHNHGTIQIGDTFTQGEMMKFTGIPNFAPELFRRIRLRDPLKQKQLLKGLVQLSEEGAVQVFRPISNNDLIVGAVGVLQFDVVVARLKSEYNVEAIYESVNVATARWVECSDVKKFEEFKRKNEIQLALDGGDNLTYIAPTMVNLNLAHDRYPDVQFRKTREH
- the osmY gene encoding molecular chaperone OsmY; the encoded protein is MNTKKLKISKTLLAVMMGSALVCGSAMAETTTTEKAHSTANTAGEKIDNSMNKVGNFMDDSSITAKVKAALVDADDIKSTDISVETEKNVVTLSGFVESQEQAEKAVAVAKKVEGVTSVSDKLHVRDGKEQSAKGYAGDTATTSEIKAKLLADDIVPSRKVKVETTDGVVQLSGTVDSKAQSDRAESIAKAIDGVKSVKNDLKVK
- the yjjG gene encoding pyrimidine 5'-nucleotidase, whose amino-acid sequence is MNWDWIFFDADETLFTFDSFGGLQRMFLDYSVTFTAEDFQDYQTVNKPLWVDYQNGAITALQLQHQRFQGWSERLKVPPGDLNHAFLNAMAEICAPLPGAASLLASLKGKAKLGIITNGFTALQQIRLERTGFRDYFDLLVISEQVGVAKPAGKIFDYALDQAGNPDRAKVLMVGDTAESDILGGMNAGLSTCWLNAHNRPLPEGIKPTWTVASLSELEQLLCKH
- a CDS encoding metal-dependent hydrolase, which translates into the protein MTYRFIDTHCHFDFPPFTDDEPASIQRAADAGVMGIVVPAIDVASIDRVLRLGARYPTLYMALGLHPIVIESHQDAHLDQLEAALAARPERLVAVGEIGLDLYREDPHFDRQEAILDAQLKLAKRYDLPVILHSRRTHDKLAMHLRRQDLPRTGVVHGFAGSLQQAQRFVEMGYKIGVGGTITYPRASKTRDVMAQLPLSALLLETDAPDMPLNGFQGQPNRPEQAARVFATLCELRDEPADEIADALLHNTRTLFDLPL
- a CDS encoding DUF1328 family protein, with product MFRWGIIFLVIALIAAALGFGGLAGTAAGAAKIVFVVGIILFLVSLFTGRRRP